One window of Siniperca chuatsi isolate FFG_IHB_CAS linkage group LG15, ASM2008510v1, whole genome shotgun sequence genomic DNA carries:
- the LOC122861623 gene encoding uncharacterized protein LOC122861623, which translates to MARPHEYLFLDEAGFNLQKRRQRGRNIIGQRAITEVPGQRGGNITLCAAMGLEGLVCRHAVLGSYNTQRLLTFLGELKDILQDRQHHHPGPAHHIYVIIWDNVRFHKTNQIREWFTTNRNHFLNVCLPPYSPFLNPIEEFFSSWRWKVYDRQPYTREKILRAMELACVDIPVEAFQGWICHSRAFFLRCLARDNIACDVDEVMWPNAAQQHDAAQ; encoded by the coding sequence ATGGCCAGACCTCATGAGTACCTCTTCCTGGATGAGGCTGGCTTCAACCTGCAGAAACGAAGGCAAAGAGGCCGTAACATCATTGGCCAAAGAGCCATCACTGAGGTTCCTGGCCAACGGGGGGGTAATATTACTCTTTGTGCGGCCATGGGTTTGGAGGGGCTTGTCTGCCGGCATGCTGTCCTTGGGTCTTACAACACCCAACGTCTCCTCACCTTCCTAGGGGAGCTAAAAGACATCCTCCAGGACCGCCAACACCACCATCCTGGGCCCGCACATCACATTTATGTGATCATTTGGGACAATGTACGCttccacaaaacaaaccaaatcagAGAGTGGTTCACCACCAACAGGAACCACTTTTTAAACGTCTGTCTGCCACCCTACTCCCCTTTCCTGAACCCTATAGAGGAGTTCTTCTCATCGTGGAGATGGAAGGTTTATGATAGACAACCATACACTAGAGAGAAAATCCTAAGGGCAATGGAGCTCGCCTGTGTTGACATCCCAGTGGAGGCCTTCCAAGGATGGATTTGCCATTCCAGGGCGTTTTTCCTGCGGTGCCTGGCAAGAGACAATATAGCCTGCGATGTGGATGAGGTGATGTGGCCCAATGCAGCTCAGCAACATGATGCCGCACAGTGA